One part of the Saprospiraceae bacterium genome encodes these proteins:
- a CDS encoding sodium-translocating pyrophosphatase, translating to MENLVYLLPAFGIIGLLYMAYLYKWVSSQDAGDAKMKGIADNIAEGAMAFLKAEYRVLAIYVVVAGLLLGLLSFKVETTHWTIVIAFILGALFSIIAGFIGMRVATLANVRTTQAARTSIVKALHVSFRGGTVMGLGVASLAVLGLSILFAVLFYSFMGGVWGASTIKGIQYDASHSMTVILEILAGFSLGAESIALFARVGGGIYTKAADVGADLVGKVEKGIPEDDPRNPATIADNVGDNVGDVAGMGADLFGSYVATVLASMVLGNYVIRDMGGDISSMDAFRGLGPILLPIFLACIGLIFSIIGTFFVSIKSEDAKEQQVQNALNMGNWVSIALTAVAAYFCIQWLLPATLQMNFFGMGIKEISSMNVFYDVLIGLVVGAAISYMTEYYTGLGRGPVNAIVQKSGTGAGTNIIGGLSNGMLSTAGPVLIFALAIWASYTLAGFYGVAIAASAMMATTAMQLAIDAFGPISDNAGGIAEMAELPKEVRMRTDILDSVGNTTAAIGKGFAIASAALTALGLFAAYVTFTGINGINIFKADVLAALFVGGMIPVVFSALAMSSVGKAAMDMVNEVRRQFREIPGIMEGTGKPDYARCVAISTKAALHEMILPGAITLITPVIIGFVMGPEALGAYMAGVCVSGVVWAIFQNNAGGSWDNAKKSFESGVTIDGQIYHKGSEPHKAAVIGDTVGDPFKDTSGPSMNILIKLTCLVGLVIAPILGEQYQVSQKQAPKIEQIQQPNQEIK from the coding sequence ATGGAAAATCTGGTTTATTTATTACCTGCCTTTGGAATTATAGGCTTACTCTATATGGCGTATCTATATAAATGGGTATCCTCTCAAGATGCAGGAGATGCAAAAATGAAGGGAATTGCAGATAATATAGCGGAAGGTGCTATGGCCTTTTTAAAAGCAGAATATAGAGTGTTAGCTATTTATGTAGTAGTTGCAGGGCTCCTATTGGGTTTATTAAGTTTTAAAGTAGAAACTACGCATTGGACTATAGTTATTGCATTTATCTTAGGTGCCTTATTTTCTATAATCGCTGGATTTATTGGAATGCGTGTGGCTACTTTAGCAAACGTAAGGACTACACAAGCAGCCAGAACCTCCATTGTAAAGGCACTCCATGTGTCTTTTAGAGGTGGCACTGTGATGGGTCTAGGTGTAGCGAGTTTAGCAGTTTTAGGTTTGAGTATATTATTTGCCGTTTTATTTTACTCATTTATGGGTGGAGTATGGGGTGCTTCAACCATTAAAGGAATACAATATGATGCGAGTCATTCTATGACTGTAATTTTGGAAATACTTGCTGGATTTTCATTAGGTGCTGAATCCATTGCTCTTTTTGCACGGGTAGGTGGAGGAATTTATACAAAAGCAGCAGATGTTGGAGCTGACCTTGTTGGAAAAGTAGAAAAAGGGATTCCAGAAGATGATCCAAGGAATCCGGCTACAATTGCTGATAATGTTGGAGATAATGTTGGGGATGTTGCTGGTATGGGTGCCGATTTATTTGGTTCCTATGTAGCTACTGTCCTGGCTTCCATGGTATTAGGTAATTATGTGATTCGCGATATGGGTGGCGATATTAGCTCGATGGATGCTTTTCGAGGATTAGGGCCAATTTTATTGCCGATTTTCTTAGCATGTATAGGATTAATCTTTTCAATAATAGGTACTTTTTTTGTAAGCATTAAATCTGAAGATGCAAAGGAACAACAGGTCCAAAATGCTTTGAATATGGGCAACTGGGTTTCTATAGCTTTGACTGCAGTAGCTGCTTATTTCTGTATTCAATGGTTATTGCCTGCAACATTACAAATGAATTTCTTTGGGATGGGCATAAAAGAGATATCCTCGATGAATGTATTCTATGATGTTTTAATAGGCTTAGTGGTCGGTGCTGCCATTTCATATATGACTGAATATTATACTGGATTAGGACGAGGACCTGTAAATGCGATTGTCCAAAAATCTGGAACCGGAGCTGGTACAAATATAATTGGTGGATTAAGTAATGGGATGTTGAGTACAGCGGGTCCTGTTTTGATATTTGCTTTAGCAATTTGGGCAAGTTATACGCTTGCAGGATTTTATGGAGTGGCGATTGCTGCAAGTGCAATGATGGCAACTACAGCTATGCAATTAGCCATTGATGCTTTTGGTCCAATTTCGGATAATGCGGGTGGAATTGCAGAAATGGCAGAATTGCCGAAAGAAGTTCGTATGCGTACGGATATTCTGGATTCTGTTGGCAATACAACCGCAGCCATTGGGAAAGGATTTGCAATTGCATCTGCTGCCCTTACGGCACTTGGTTTATTTGCAGCTTATGTCACCTTTACAGGCATTAATGGGATAAACATTTTTAAAGCGGATGTACTCGCTGCATTATTTGTTGGTGGAATGATACCTGTTGTTTTTTCTGCACTTGCTATGAGTTCTGTAGGCAAAGCAGCGATGGATATGGTTAATGAAGTCCGTCGTCAGTTTAGGGAAATTCCAGGAATTATGGAAGGTACTGGCAAACCAGATTATGCGCGTTGTGTTGCAATTTCTACGAAAGCAGCACTTCATGAAATGATTTTACCAGGTGCAATTACTTTGATAACGCCAGTAATTATAGGTTTTGTAATGGGTCCAGAAGCGCTTGGTGCCTATATGGCTGGAGTTTGTGTAAGTGGGGTTGTTTGGGCAATTTTTCAAAATAATGCCGGAGGATCTTGGGATAATGCTAAAAAATCATTTGAATCTGGTGTTACAATAGATGGTCAGATTTACCATAAAGGTTCAGAACCGCATAAAGCTGCTGTAATTGGGGATACCGTTGGAGATCCATTCAAAGATACTTCAGGTCCTTCTATGAATATTTTAATTAAACTTACTTGTTTAGTAGGTCTGGTAATTGCCCCTATATTAGGAGAGCAATATCAGGTTTCTCAAAAGCAAGCACCAAAAATTGAACAAATTCAGCAACCAAATCAGGAAATTAAGTAA
- a CDS encoding 5'-nucleotidase has product MSIDLSEILVIGVSTRALFDLEKENQVFEIEGIEGYRKYQLENEDQTLKPGTAFYLIQSLLELNKQANKRIVEVIVMSRNSPETGVRILNTLKKFELDISRVALSGGEPLSPYIDAFSLDLFLSKDEHDVQSVIDSKTCAAAYIYAPPKAFNPIDNRVKIAFDADAVLFSEESELRYKTEGIDAFQQYEEEHENDPLKEGPFAKLLIKLSKIQEHLPTRIELSPLRIAIVTARNAPSHMRVIKTLRKWGVYVDEAYFLGGLDKDKVLDAYGAHIFFDDQETHLEKASKVVPSGKVPYQSDSLLHKIKK; this is encoded by the coding sequence ATAGAGGGAATTGAAGGGTATCGCAAATATCAACTTGAAAATGAAGATCAAACTTTAAAACCGGGAACAGCATTTTATCTGATTCAAAGTTTATTAGAATTAAATAAACAAGCTAACAAAAGAATTGTAGAAGTTATCGTGATGTCCAGGAATAGTCCTGAAACCGGAGTTCGTATCTTAAATACGCTCAAAAAATTTGAACTTGATATATCCAGAGTTGCCTTATCAGGTGGCGAACCTCTATCCCCTTACATTGATGCTTTTAGTTTAGATTTATTTTTATCTAAAGATGAACACGATGTGCAATCTGTAATCGATTCGAAAACCTGTGCAGCTGCTTATATTTATGCTCCACCAAAAGCTTTCAATCCAATTGATAATCGCGTTAAAATTGCTTTTGATGCAGATGCTGTTTTGTTTTCTGAAGAATCAGAACTTCGATATAAAACAGAAGGAATTGATGCATTTCAACAATATGAAGAAGAACATGAAAATGATCCATTAAAAGAAGGACCTTTTGCAAAACTTTTAATCAAATTATCAAAAATTCAAGAACATCTCCCAACAAGGATCGAACTATCACCACTCCGCATCGCAATCGTCACAGCAAGAAATGCACCTTCTCATATGAGAGTGATTAAGACGCTTCGAAAATGGGGTGTCTATGTAGATGAAGCCTATTTTCTTGGAGGTCTGGATAAGGATAAAGTATTAGATGCATATGGAGCTCATATATTCTTCGATGACCAGGAAACGCATTTAGAAAAAGCTAGTAAAGTAGTTCCTTCTGGAAAAGTTCCCTATCAAAGTGATTCGCTACTGCATAAAATTAAGAAATAA
- a CDS encoding DUF393 domain-containing protein — protein sequence MDIDGKGIVFYDGECILCSKWIYFLSKADKKKKLLFASLDRFPELTKGFELIKDVDLPDSIYYFKNNQLYYYSKAILKILMDLGGFWKIFSILYLIPKVLRDSIYKWIARHRYSIFGKRTSCSIPDEFEKSRFL from the coding sequence ATGGATATAGATGGAAAAGGGATCGTTTTTTATGATGGTGAATGCATTTTATGTAGCAAATGGATCTATTTTTTATCAAAAGCGGACAAAAAGAAAAAGCTGCTTTTTGCTTCATTGGATAGATTTCCAGAATTGACAAAAGGATTTGAACTTATAAAAGATGTCGATTTACCAGATTCCATATATTATTTCAAAAACAATCAATTGTATTATTATTCAAAAGCAATTTTAAAAATCCTAATGGACTTGGGTGGTTTTTGGAAGATTTTTAGTATTTTATATTTGATTCCCAAGGTATTACGAGATTCAATATATAAGTGGATTGCCAGACATCGATATTCTATTTTTGGTAAACGCACTTCTTGTTCTATACCAGATGAATTTGAGAAATCCAGGTTTTTATAA
- a CDS encoding carboxy terminal-processing peptidase, with amino-acid sequence MKSKKSWFLLLPLIILIAYFSGNCSQTQGDPTSKESHLLKLVYENSQRFHYAPPVIDDSYSQKAFEDFLVDMDSGKRFYTQKDVKQLEKYKNDLDDHFKEGKLEFFDLSLKLIDEGIKKSQTYYQEFINAPFDFTKDEKIELDAEKRKWASDDKEMKDYWRKSIKYERLSRYIEDHQQLEKEGKKRPEDSIQMDINKEVKDVMDGWFDRLSKLKRSDRFELFVNTFIHLYDPHTDYLNPKEKEDFNINMSGKLEGIGARLQTEREFTKVSSIVPGGPAARQGELEANDLIIGVQQDGLEPVDIKGMRIDDVVSKIRGKKGTKVTLKVKKQDGNQKNITITRDEVIMDEGFARSAILELEGDQQKIGFIRLPRFYADFNDPQSPSAAKDIAIELEKLNQAGVTSLILDLRNNGGGSLQEVVDMSGLFIEEGPIVQVKDKRGTRAYNDQDKNVKFTGPMVILVNSNSASASEIISACLQDYKRAVIVGGEPTFGKGTVQQFRNLDQFTNYPEMRPLGEMKVTIQKYYRVNGGSVQLKGVEPDVLLPDTYSYIINGEKEYDHPLPYDVIEKQKYYQNTFLINNIEEVKMKSMERVKSNTEFNLIDENAKRLAKNREESEYPLELNKYKSLVKQRTEEVKKYEKIGTTAIPGIKTDNLKEDLAYIKADSSRIARNDDFLKGLTKDVYVYESMHILKDLHK; translated from the coding sequence ATGAAATCTAAAAAAAGTTGGTTTTTATTATTGCCATTAATTATTTTAATTGCTTATTTTTCAGGGAATTGCAGTCAAACTCAAGGAGATCCTACATCAAAAGAAAGCCATCTATTAAAGCTGGTTTACGAAAACTCACAAAGATTTCATTATGCACCTCCTGTTATTGATGATTCTTATTCCCAAAAAGCATTTGAAGACTTTTTAGTAGATATGGATTCAGGCAAGCGATTTTACACTCAAAAAGACGTTAAACAACTTGAAAAGTATAAAAATGACCTGGATGATCATTTTAAAGAAGGTAAATTAGAGTTCTTCGATCTTTCTTTAAAACTTATTGACGAAGGCATTAAAAAATCTCAAACATATTACCAGGAATTTATCAATGCCCCTTTTGATTTTACAAAAGATGAAAAAATTGAATTAGATGCAGAAAAACGAAAATGGGCATCAGATGATAAAGAAATGAAAGATTATTGGAGAAAATCTATTAAATATGAAAGATTAAGTCGCTATATAGAAGACCATCAGCAATTAGAAAAAGAAGGTAAAAAACGACCTGAAGATTCTATTCAAATGGACATCAACAAAGAAGTAAAAGATGTGATGGACGGATGGTTTGATCGTTTATCTAAATTAAAACGTTCGGATCGATTCGAATTATTTGTCAATACTTTTATCCACTTATATGATCCACATACGGATTATTTAAATCCTAAAGAAAAAGAAGATTTTAATATCAATATGTCCGGAAAACTAGAGGGCATAGGTGCCCGATTACAAACAGAACGCGAATTTACAAAAGTCAGTTCTATTGTTCCGGGTGGCCCTGCTGCAAGACAAGGAGAATTAGAAGCCAATGACTTAATCATAGGAGTACAACAAGATGGCTTGGAGCCTGTAGATATTAAAGGAATGAGAATTGATGATGTGGTTAGTAAAATCAGAGGCAAAAAAGGAACGAAAGTTACTTTAAAAGTTAAAAAACAAGATGGCAACCAAAAAAATATCACCATTACAAGAGATGAAGTAATTATGGATGAAGGATTTGCCCGATCTGCAATTTTGGAACTTGAAGGAGATCAACAAAAAATAGGATTCATCCGATTGCCAAGATTTTATGCAGATTTTAATGATCCACAAAGCCCTTCTGCTGCAAAAGATATTGCCATTGAATTAGAAAAATTGAACCAAGCCGGGGTTACGAGTTTAATTTTAGATTTGCGAAATAATGGCGGTGGTTCTTTACAGGAAGTGGTAGATATGTCTGGTTTATTTATTGAAGAAGGCCCTATTGTACAAGTAAAAGATAAACGAGGCACCAGAGCTTATAATGATCAAGATAAAAATGTAAAATTTACAGGACCCATGGTGATACTTGTAAATAGCAATAGTGCTTCAGCATCAGAAATTATTAGTGCTTGTTTGCAGGATTATAAAAGAGCGGTGATTGTTGGTGGAGAACCAACTTTCGGAAAAGGAACAGTTCAACAATTTAGAAATCTTGACCAATTTACTAACTATCCTGAAATGCGACCTTTAGGAGAAATGAAAGTAACAATTCAAAAATACTATCGTGTAAATGGTGGTTCAGTGCAACTTAAAGGGGTAGAACCGGATGTCTTATTGCCAGATACTTACAGTTATATTATTAATGGAGAAAAAGAATATGATCATCCATTACCTTATGATGTAATTGAAAAACAAAAATATTATCAGAATACATTTCTGATCAATAATATAGAAGAAGTAAAAATGAAAAGCATGGAACGTGTCAAATCAAACACAGAATTTAATTTGATTGATGAAAATGCAAAACGCTTGGCTAAAAACCGAGAGGAATCTGAATATCCATTAGAACTTAACAAATATAAAAGTCTTGTAAAACAACGTACAGAAGAAGTTAAAAAATATGAAAAAATAGGAACAACAGCAATTCCTGGAATCAAAACCGATAATTTAAAAGAAGATCTAGCATATATTAAGGCTGATTCATCTCGAATTGCCCGGAATGATGATTTCTTAAAAGGATTAACAAAAGATGTTTATGTATATGAATCCATGCATATCCTAAAAGATCTTCACAAGTAA